From a region of the Candidatus Eisenbacteria bacterium genome:
- a CDS encoding alpha/beta hydrolase — MTTLDDWRAAGRCFSHGGHAIFHRVTGDPAARPALVCIHGFPTASWDWHLVWDALCERFACVVALDMLGFGFSAKPHPHAYSMAEQADVHEALLARLGIRRVHILAHDYGDTVTQELLARHEERRARGDDALVVESACLLNGGLFPETHRATRVQKLLAGPLGAALARLSSESSFGRNLAGVFGPRTKPSAQDLHDFWRLTAENDGARIAHELIGYMEERRRNRERWVGVLQTTGVPLRVIDGPEDPVSGAHMVDRYRELVPNPDVVLLPGIGHYPQVEDPAGLTRAFLEFHDRLGTPGRTGS, encoded by the coding sequence ACGGTGGTCACGCGATCTTCCATCGTGTGACCGGCGACCCGGCCGCGCGTCCCGCCCTCGTGTGCATCCACGGCTTCCCGACTGCGTCGTGGGACTGGCATCTCGTCTGGGACGCCCTCTGCGAGCGCTTCGCGTGCGTCGTCGCCCTCGACATGCTGGGCTTCGGGTTCTCGGCGAAGCCCCATCCGCACGCGTACTCGATGGCCGAGCAGGCGGACGTCCACGAGGCGCTGCTCGCGCGACTCGGCATCCGTCGCGTGCACATCCTCGCGCACGACTACGGGGACACCGTGACCCAGGAGCTACTGGCCCGACACGAGGAGCGCCGCGCGCGTGGTGACGATGCGCTGGTCGTCGAGTCGGCGTGTCTGCTGAACGGCGGCCTCTTTCCGGAGACACACCGCGCGACACGGGTGCAGAAGCTGCTCGCGGGCCCCCTCGGCGCGGCGCTCGCGCGCCTGTCGAGCGAGAGCTCGTTCGGACGCAATCTCGCCGGCGTCTTCGGCCCGCGAACGAAGCCCAGCGCGCAGGATCTGCACGACTTCTGGCGCCTCACGGCCGAGAACGACGGCGCGCGCATCGCCCACGAGCTCATCGGCTACATGGAGGAGCGGCGCCGGAATCGTGAACGCTGGGTCGGGGTGCTGCAGACGACGGGGGTTCCGCTGCGCGTGATCGACGGTCCCGAGGATCCCGTCTCCGGGGCGCACATGGTGGATCGCTATCGGGAGCTGGTCCCGAATCCCGACGTCGTCCTGTTGCCGGGGATCGGCCACTACCCGCAGGTCGAGGATCCGGCGGGGCTCACGCGGGCGTTCCTCGAGTTCCACGACCGGCTTGGAACGCCGGGCAGGACCGGCTCCTAG
- a CDS encoding CAP domain-containing protein: MAKPAIVAALLVIGLAIPAAAANPCKVACKSTKKTCIAAANGAFATARTTCAALPTPPERSTCMKAARTDRAGAKKSCKQAFKACAAACGSGGGGGGSGNCNASGASDWLAAVNLYRSNAGLPAVTEDPALSDGDMKHAQYTVRNDVLAHTEDPSKPAYTPEGATAASKSNVAASSTGTLSETGPIDLWMRGPYHAIGILDPRLATVGFGIAHDSSGNIQSAAALDVLSGRTGPDSTPYPIVFPGDGSQVTLDRYDGTELPDPLAGCAGYSAPTGLPLIVQLPHGVTPTVTASSFMRDGAAVDHCILLPSPGDSLDNRNAVVLIPKDVLRKGSAYQASLTAGGQTITWSFTLACK; encoded by the coding sequence ATGGCAAAGCCCGCGATCGTGGCCGCCCTCCTGGTGATCGGCCTCGCGATCCCGGCAGCGGCGGCCAATCCGTGCAAGGTCGCGTGCAAAAGCACCAAGAAGACCTGCATCGCGGCCGCGAACGGGGCGTTCGCGACCGCCAGGACGACCTGCGCGGCCCTCCCGACACCGCCCGAGCGCAGCACCTGCATGAAGGCGGCTCGCACCGACAGGGCGGGGGCGAAGAAGTCGTGCAAGCAGGCGTTCAAGGCGTGCGCCGCCGCATGTGGCAGCGGGGGCGGCGGCGGGGGGTCGGGTAACTGCAACGCGTCCGGCGCGAGCGACTGGCTCGCAGCCGTGAACCTCTACCGCAGCAACGCCGGGCTGCCGGCGGTCACCGAAGACCCGGCCCTCTCCGACGGCGACATGAAGCATGCGCAGTACACCGTGCGGAACGACGTGCTCGCCCACACCGAGGACCCGTCCAAACCGGCCTACACGCCCGAGGGCGCGACCGCGGCGAGCAAGAGCAACGTCGCCGCGTCGTCGACGGGCACGCTGTCCGAAACGGGACCGATCGACCTGTGGATGCGCGGCCCGTACCACGCCATCGGCATTCTCGATCCGCGCCTCGCGACGGTCGGCTTCGGTATCGCGCACGATTCCTCAGGCAACATCCAGAGCGCGGCTGCGCTCGACGTGCTCTCGGGACGCACCGGCCCCGACTCGACACCGTATCCGATCGTTTTCCCGGGCGACGGCTCGCAAGTGACGCTCGATCGCTACGACGGCACCGAGCTGCCGGACCCGCTGGCCGGCTGCGCCGGCTACAGCGCGCCGACGGGGCTTCCCCTCATCGTCCAGCTCCCCCACGGCGTGACGCCGACCGTGACGGCGTCGTCGTTCATGCGCGACGGCGCCGCCGTCGACCACTGCATCCTCCTCCCCAGCCCGGGCGACTCCCTCGACAATCGAAACGCGGTCGTCCTGATTCCGAAGGACGTCCTGCGGAAGGGCTCGGCCTACCAGGCGTCGCTCACGGCCGGCGGGCAGACGATCACCTGGTCGTTCACGCTCGCCTGCAAGTAG
- a CDS encoding VIT1/CCC1 transporter family protein, giving the protein MSEVVADAGAAELGRMGWLRAAVLGADDGIVSTASLLVGMAAAGASSRALLTAGFAGLVAGAASMAAGEYVSVSSQRDLEDALIARQREELQNHPHVELVELAATIQDHGVDATLARRVAGQLITADPVGAVARVRYGLTETNRANPLQAALASAASFAAGAIVPLGAAFADDGWRMTLVVGLAMLALVVCGALGAQAGGASRVRAALRVVVGGGLAMAISAGAGRLVGISL; this is encoded by the coding sequence ATGAGCGAGGTCGTCGCCGACGCCGGTGCCGCGGAGCTCGGTCGCATGGGGTGGCTGCGCGCGGCCGTGCTGGGAGCCGACGACGGCATCGTCTCGACCGCATCGCTGCTCGTGGGCATGGCCGCTGCGGGCGCCTCGTCACGAGCGCTGCTGACGGCGGGATTCGCCGGGCTGGTTGCGGGCGCTGCGTCGATGGCGGCGGGGGAGTACGTCTCGGTCAGCTCGCAGCGCGACCTCGAGGACGCCTTGATCGCGCGCCAGCGCGAAGAGCTGCAGAACCATCCGCACGTGGAGCTCGTCGAGCTCGCGGCGACCATCCAGGATCACGGCGTCGACGCGACGCTGGCCCGCCGCGTCGCCGGCCAGCTGATCACCGCCGATCCCGTCGGGGCCGTCGCGCGCGTCCGCTACGGGCTCACCGAGACGAACCGGGCGAACCCGCTCCAGGCGGCGTTGGCATCGGCCGCGTCGTTCGCGGCGGGTGCGATCGTTCCGCTGGGCGCTGCCTTCGCGGACGACGGGTGGCGCATGACGCTCGTGGTCGGTCTCGCGATGCTCGCGCTCGTCGTCTGCGGCGCCCTCGGCGCGCAAGCGGGAGGGGCATCGCGCGTGCGTGCCGCGCTGCGCGTGGTCGTGGGCGGGGGGCTCGCGATGGCGATCTCGGCTGGCGCGGGCCGGCTCGTCGGCATCTCGCTCTGA
- a CDS encoding LssY C-terminal domain-containing protein: MARLARALAAVVLVWALLAYVVLPALWEHHEHNPALATAPYVTRTGDDIPGDPINVALIGTQTELISAMGAAGWHPADPITLRSSVGIIESVLLDRRDPDAPVSNLYLFGRRQDLAFELPVGTSARERHHVRFWRDDDIKSERPVWLGSATFDRSVGLSHLTGQVTHHIGPDIDAERDGLLAGLAAAGRLVTTYEVSGIGPTLNGRNGEGDRYVTDGEIGVGVLRAVGDAASAPPERLPSPAAVQVKNRLWAWLRTLFAR; encoded by the coding sequence GTGGCACGCCTCGCTCGCGCGCTCGCCGCCGTCGTCCTCGTCTGGGCGCTCCTCGCCTACGTCGTCCTGCCGGCGCTCTGGGAGCACCACGAGCACAATCCCGCCCTGGCCACGGCGCCCTACGTCACGCGGACGGGCGACGACATCCCCGGCGATCCCATCAACGTGGCGCTGATCGGCACGCAGACCGAGCTGATCTCGGCCATGGGAGCGGCGGGGTGGCACCCCGCCGACCCGATCACGCTACGCTCGAGCGTCGGGATCATCGAGAGCGTGCTCCTCGATCGCCGCGATCCCGACGCGCCCGTCAGCAACCTCTATCTCTTCGGCCGGCGCCAGGACCTCGCCTTCGAGCTGCCCGTCGGCACGAGCGCCCGCGAGCGCCATCACGTGCGTTTCTGGCGCGACGACGACATCAAGAGCGAGCGCCCGGTCTGGCTCGGCTCCGCGACCTTCGATCGTAGCGTCGGCCTCTCCCACCTGACGGGGCAGGTGACGCACCACATCGGCCCCGACATCGACGCGGAACGCGACGGTCTCCTCGCCGGGCTCGCCGCCGCGGGAAGGTTGGTCACGACCTACGAGGTCAGCGGCATCGGTCCCACGCTGAACGGACGCAACGGCGAGGGCGACCGCTACGTCACCGACGGCGAGATCGGGGTAGGGGTCCTGCGAGCCGTCGGCGACGCGGCATCGGCGCCGCCCGAGCGCCTCCCGAGCCCGGCCGCGGTCCAGGTGAAGAACCGCCTATGGGCCTGGCTGCGGACGCTCTTCGCCCGCTGA
- a CDS encoding cytochrome c peroxidase: protein MSRRFRFIRYVLLPLVVALVGHASGARAIDDLDLDRLLATTLERAGFTGRIQESLETRLGRPIDPKLADLGRLLFFDKILGLHDDNSCAGCHAPAFGFGDSQPMAIGVQSNGVVGPHRTGPRNQRRSPMIANTAFYPALMWTPRFVALSGDPFDPSLGFRFPPPEGIVTGVPTLLAAQGSLPSTELVEMAGFHGIAANPGPFGPRHFQFDDGLGETLPAPDATGFHNFPIQAAVDARLNAIPTYLEKFGDVFGGGAPLAPGAITIDMRRRAIAEFQTSLTAADAPLDRFARGETGAMTAKQKRGALLFFGKAKCVACHAVAGPSNEMFSDFQAHRIGGPQLAPVFGVGTGDTIFDGPGENEDFGFEQTEGDPAVRYMFRTAPLRNLRKAPAFFHNGAFHTLEAAIRHHLDVRTSLRRYDPARNSVPSDLHLGPTEPMLAAGIDARLRRTLLLTKDEVHELVDFVRDALFDERVDDFCRQIPASVPSGRPLQEFEGCD from the coding sequence ATGTCACGTCGTTTCCGCTTCATCCGATACGTGCTCCTGCCGCTCGTCGTCGCGCTGGTGGGCCACGCCAGCGGCGCACGTGCGATCGACGATCTGGACCTCGACCGCTTGCTCGCCACGACTCTCGAGCGTGCCGGCTTCACGGGGCGCATCCAGGAAAGCCTCGAGACGCGCCTCGGCCGGCCGATCGATCCGAAGCTGGCGGATCTGGGACGGCTCCTCTTCTTCGACAAGATCCTCGGCCTGCACGACGACAACTCGTGCGCCGGCTGCCACGCGCCCGCCTTCGGATTCGGCGACTCGCAGCCCATGGCCATCGGCGTCCAGAGCAACGGCGTCGTGGGGCCGCATCGGACGGGCCCGCGCAATCAGCGGCGCTCGCCGATGATCGCGAACACGGCCTTCTATCCGGCGCTCATGTGGACACCGCGGTTCGTCGCCCTCTCCGGCGATCCCTTCGATCCGTCGCTCGGCTTCCGCTTCCCACCGCCGGAGGGAATCGTCACGGGCGTCCCGACGCTCCTCGCGGCGCAGGGCTCGCTCCCGTCGACCGAGCTGGTCGAGATGGCTGGGTTCCACGGCATCGCCGCGAATCCCGGACCATTCGGTCCGCGCCACTTCCAGTTCGACGACGGTCTCGGCGAGACCCTGCCCGCCCCTGACGCGACCGGCTTCCACAACTTCCCCATCCAGGCCGCCGTCGACGCGCGTCTCAACGCGATCCCCACGTACCTCGAGAAGTTCGGCGACGTGTTCGGCGGCGGCGCACCGCTCGCGCCCGGTGCGATCACGATCGACATGCGGCGCCGCGCGATCGCCGAGTTCCAGACGAGCCTCACCGCCGCCGATGCACCGCTCGATCGCTTCGCCCGAGGGGAGACGGGCGCGATGACGGCGAAGCAGAAGCGCGGCGCACTCCTCTTCTTCGGCAAAGCCAAGTGCGTCGCGTGCCACGCCGTCGCCGGACCGTCGAACGAGATGTTCAGCGACTTCCAGGCGCACCGGATCGGAGGACCGCAGCTCGCGCCCGTGTTCGGCGTCGGCACCGGGGACACGATCTTCGACGGCCCGGGCGAGAACGAGGACTTCGGCTTCGAGCAGACCGAGGGCGATCCGGCCGTGCGCTACATGTTCCGTACCGCGCCACTGCGCAATCTGAGGAAGGCGCCCGCGTTCTTCCACAACGGCGCCTTCCACACGCTGGAAGCGGCGATCCGCCATCACCTCGACGTGAGGACCTCGCTCCGCCGCTACGACCCGGCACGCAACAGCGTGCCTTCCGATCTCCACCTGGGGCCAACCGAGCCGATGCTCGCGGCCGGCATCGATGCGCGCCTGCGGCGGACGCTCCTCCTAACGAAGGACGAGGTCCACGAGCTCGTCGACTTCGTGCGCGACGCGCTCTTCGACGAGCGCGTCGACGACTTCTGCCGCCAGATCCCGGCGTCGGTCCCGAGCGGTCGTCCGCTCCAGGAGTTCGAAGGCTGCGACTGA
- a CDS encoding MmcQ/YjbR family DNA-binding protein → MPTRPRTAKRKRSAPKVSRHPRKLPKSKAEAAAIERLRAICLALPEATEKIAWGEATWRAGKIFAQMDTHHHGADHVAVWLPARPGVQEGLVEEDPEQFFRPPYVGHLGWIGIRIDRKPDWRIIAGLVADAYREVAPPRLVALLDADRSKQPRGWRAGWLDGRS, encoded by the coding sequence ATGCCAACGCGTCCCCGAACTGCGAAGCGGAAGCGGTCGGCGCCGAAAGTCTCCCGCCACCCGAGAAAGCTGCCGAAGAGCAAGGCGGAGGCGGCTGCGATCGAGCGCCTGCGCGCGATCTGCCTCGCGCTGCCGGAGGCGACCGAGAAGATCGCATGGGGCGAGGCGACGTGGCGCGCGGGCAAGATCTTCGCGCAGATGGATACGCACCACCACGGCGCCGATCACGTCGCGGTGTGGCTGCCGGCGCGCCCCGGTGTGCAGGAGGGCCTCGTCGAGGAGGACCCGGAGCAGTTCTTCCGGCCGCCCTACGTGGGGCATCTCGGCTGGATCGGTATTCGCATCGATCGCAAGCCGGACTGGCGCATCATCGCGGGGCTGGTCGCCGACGCGTATCGCGAGGTGGCACCACCGCGCCTGGTTGCGCTGCTCGATGCGGATCGAAGCAAGCAGCCGCGTGGCTGGCGCGCCGGGTGGCTCGACGGCCGATCGTGA
- a CDS encoding cytochrome P450 → MGSERRPPGPSYWTPFGAERVMRRDPLAFVAALAREYGDVVCLGLGPIRIYLLHHPDAVKHVLQDNNQNYVKGPVIGRVKVLIGEGLFTSEGDFWRRQRRLAQPSFHRERIAGFAATMVRCTAERLERWVTPARRGETLDILAEMNALTLTVVGETLFGRDLSGEAREAGRALAVALEVTAHRAMSYVVSPIWWPSARNRAFRRAIATLDAVVYDIIDGRRRARHQGADLLGMLMAARDEETGETMSRRQLRDEVMTFLLAGHETTAVALSWTWYLLARHPEIAEQARAEVLSVLGDRAPTLADLPRLPMARMVVEEAMRLYPPVWGIGRQTIGPDEIGGYDIPAGALVNLSPWVTHRHPDFWPDPERYDPERFRPGVERNRPRFAYFPFSGGPRLCIGEAFALMEAQLIAAMTLQRYRLTLADPAAIVEPEPHLTLRPRGGVAMRVTRIEPAAQRRVS, encoded by the coding sequence ATGGGGAGCGAGCGCCGGCCGCCGGGTCCGTCGTACTGGACGCCGTTCGGCGCCGAGCGCGTCATGCGCCGCGACCCGCTCGCCTTCGTCGCGGCGCTCGCGCGCGAGTACGGGGACGTCGTCTGCCTCGGCCTGGGCCCCATCCGCATCTACCTCCTGCACCATCCCGACGCGGTGAAGCACGTCCTGCAGGACAACAACCAGAACTACGTGAAGGGGCCCGTCATCGGCCGCGTGAAGGTGCTGATCGGCGAAGGGCTGTTCACGAGCGAGGGCGACTTCTGGCGCCGCCAGCGGCGGCTCGCACAGCCGTCGTTCCATCGCGAGCGCATCGCCGGCTTCGCCGCGACCATGGTGCGCTGCACCGCCGAGCGCCTGGAACGGTGGGTGACGCCGGCTCGGCGCGGCGAGACGCTCGACATCCTCGCCGAGATGAACGCGCTCACGCTGACCGTCGTGGGCGAGACGCTCTTCGGACGCGACCTCTCGGGCGAGGCCCGCGAAGCGGGACGCGCGCTGGCCGTCGCTCTCGAAGTCACCGCGCACCGGGCGATGTCGTACGTGGTGTCGCCCATCTGGTGGCCGTCGGCGCGCAATCGCGCGTTCCGTCGCGCGATCGCCACGCTCGACGCCGTCGTCTACGACATCATCGACGGTCGACGCCGCGCGCGGCACCAGGGCGCCGATCTCCTCGGCATGCTGATGGCGGCGCGCGACGAGGAGACCGGCGAGACCATGAGCCGCCGCCAGCTCCGCGACGAGGTGATGACGTTCCTGCTCGCCGGTCACGAGACGACCGCCGTCGCGCTCTCCTGGACCTGGTATCTCCTCGCCCGGCATCCCGAGATCGCCGAGCAGGCGCGCGCCGAGGTGCTCTCCGTGCTGGGCGATCGCGCGCCGACGCTCGCGGATCTGCCGCGGCTTCCGATGGCGCGCATGGTGGTCGAGGAGGCGATGCGTCTCTACCCGCCCGTGTGGGGCATCGGCCGCCAGACGATCGGCCCCGACGAGATCGGCGGCTACGACATCCCGGCCGGCGCGCTCGTGAACCTCTCGCCGTGGGTCACGCATCGCCATCCAGACTTCTGGCCCGATCCCGAGCGATACGACCCTGAGCGCTTCCGCCCTGGCGTCGAGCGCAATCGGCCGCGCTTCGCGTACTTTCCGTTCAGCGGCGGGCCGCGCCTCTGCATCGGCGAGGCCTTCGCGCTGATGGAAGCGCAGCTCATCGCCGCGATGACGCTCCAGCGCTATCGGCTGACGCTCGCCGATCCAGCCGCGATCGTCGAGCCCGAGCCACATCTCACATTGCGACCGCGCGGCGGCGTCGCGATGCGCGTCACGCGGATCGAGCCCGCGGCGCAGCGGCGCGTGAGCTAG
- a CDS encoding hybrid sensor histidine kinase/response regulator, translating to MARKRSTAAADARTVLVVDDQPDTLDSVRLLLEREGHRVLTAASGPESLELLGVERVHVALVDYLMPRMTGEELVGHIRGLDPSIQVILQTGYAGEKPPREMMRRLDIQGYHDKAEGPEKLLLWVDVAMKAHAQLENVTRVERLKSDLLTNVSHELRTPLNIMLGYSEMLIDGACGPQTPQSIEVLERMRRSAEALRDIVNDCLDMSRLAAGEIAVQLGRVSLESLREDVERAATGLLQDRPVSLRWELAGVPAVVAERSKLRIVLFNLLVTAAKATCNEVAILAEECGDRVLVAVQDDGPGAGERPQDTTFEPFVHEPTTGKGGSGLGLSIARELALLMGGDIEVASAPGAGRVFTLSLQRAALAES from the coding sequence ATGGCCCGCAAGCGCAGCACCGCCGCCGCCGACGCACGCACCGTCCTGGTCGTCGACGACCAGCCCGATACGCTCGATTCGGTCCGCCTGCTCCTCGAGCGTGAAGGCCACCGCGTTCTCACCGCCGCGAGCGGGCCCGAGTCGCTCGAGCTCCTCGGCGTCGAGCGCGTCCACGTGGCGCTCGTCGACTACCTGATGCCCCGCATGACGGGCGAGGAGCTGGTCGGCCACATCCGCGGGCTCGACCCGAGCATCCAGGTGATCCTGCAGACGGGCTACGCCGGCGAGAAGCCGCCGCGCGAGATGATGCGCCGGCTCGACATCCAGGGGTATCACGACAAGGCCGAGGGCCCCGAAAAGCTGCTCCTCTGGGTCGACGTCGCGATGAAGGCGCACGCGCAGCTGGAGAACGTGACGCGCGTCGAGCGCCTCAAGTCGGATCTTCTCACCAACGTCTCGCACGAGCTGCGCACCCCGCTCAACATCATGCTCGGCTACAGCGAGATGCTGATCGACGGAGCGTGCGGGCCGCAGACGCCGCAGTCGATCGAAGTGCTCGAGCGCATGCGCCGCAGCGCCGAGGCGCTGCGCGACATCGTGAACGACTGCCTCGACATGTCGCGGCTCGCGGCGGGCGAGATCGCCGTCCAGCTCGGGCGCGTGAGCCTGGAGAGCCTGCGCGAGGACGTCGAGCGCGCGGCGACCGGCCTTCTGCAAGATCGTCCAGTGTCGCTGCGCTGGGAGCTCGCCGGCGTGCCGGCGGTCGTGGCCGAGCGGTCGAAGCTCCGCATCGTCCTCTTCAACCTGCTCGTCACTGCGGCCAAGGCCACGTGCAACGAGGTCGCGATCCTGGCCGAGGAGTGCGGCGATCGCGTGCTCGTAGCGGTACAGGACGACGGTCCCGGCGCGGGCGAGCGGCCGCAGGACACCACCTTCGAGCCCTTCGTCCACGAGCCGACGACGGGCAAGGGTGGCTCGGGGCTCGGTCTCTCGATTGCGCGCGAGCTGGCGCTGCTCATGGGCGGCGACATCGAGGTCGCGAGCGCCCCGGGCGCCGGCCGCGTGTTCACCCTCAGCCTACAACGCGCGGCGCTCGCCGAGTCATGA
- the lnt gene encoding apolipoprotein N-acyltransferase — translation MIVFAAAVLSAVLYAAAVPPWSLDVLAPVALVPLLLALRGRRMLAGFGVGLVFGLTFAAATTWWVPGMLERFFLLSETSAVLGAGGIYLAVAGLPFALFGYGATRLLVEGRRPLAYAGIPALWVAVELARANAFTGLPWELLGHAFYRRLALIQVAELTGVYGLSFLCAWTALATADLLRPLGAGRRPAITALTVAGLLWLGLAGYGAWRLAAFSTPHGTSMPVALVQANRGPARQPSRLRRTETLEAYLRLTRSGLAGRRPELIVWPENTASFYLDRDAEPLGALRSLSDETGSVILVGGPRQDDAAGTMHNAAYAIGRDGVLGSYDKMRLVPFAEYAPAGLDALAGPTATFAPGFEAIPVPHPRGPLGVLICYEVLHADVARELVRRGAELLVNISNDAWADPDGAAEATQTFSMAVFRAVETRRWVLRAATTGISGFIAPTGLVGPVLGAGVADVLPADVTPLSGVTPYVVVGDLFAEACVLAALVATRAGRRLA, via the coding sequence ATGATCGTCTTCGCCGCGGCGGTGCTGTCCGCGGTCCTCTACGCGGCAGCCGTTCCTCCCTGGTCGCTGGATGTCCTGGCGCCGGTGGCGCTCGTGCCTCTGCTGCTCGCGCTCCGCGGCCGGCGCATGCTCGCCGGGTTCGGCGTCGGACTCGTGTTCGGGCTCACCTTCGCGGCCGCAACGACCTGGTGGGTGCCCGGCATGCTCGAGCGGTTCTTTCTCCTTTCGGAGACGTCGGCGGTGCTGGGAGCGGGCGGCATCTACCTCGCGGTGGCTGGACTGCCGTTCGCGCTCTTCGGCTACGGCGCGACGCGACTCCTCGTCGAGGGACGCCGCCCGCTCGCCTACGCCGGCATCCCGGCGCTCTGGGTCGCGGTCGAGCTGGCTCGCGCCAACGCCTTTACGGGCCTACCGTGGGAGCTGCTCGGTCACGCGTTCTATCGCCGGCTCGCGCTGATCCAGGTCGCGGAGCTGACGGGCGTCTATGGTTTGTCGTTTCTGTGCGCATGGACGGCGCTCGCCACGGCCGACTTGCTGCGACCGCTCGGTGCCGGCCGGCGTCCGGCGATCACCGCGCTCACCGTCGCGGGGCTCCTGTGGCTCGGGCTCGCGGGCTACGGCGCGTGGCGTCTCGCGGCGTTCTCGACGCCGCACGGGACGTCGATGCCGGTGGCGCTCGTGCAGGCGAACCGCGGCCCGGCGCGCCAGCCGTCGCGACTGCGGCGCACGGAGACGCTCGAGGCCTATCTGCGCCTGACGCGCAGCGGTCTCGCCGGACGCCGCCCCGAGCTGATCGTCTGGCCCGAGAACACTGCGAGCTTCTACCTCGACCGCGACGCGGAGCCGCTCGGCGCGCTGCGCTCGCTGTCCGACGAGACGGGTAGCGTCATCCTCGTCGGCGGCCCTCGCCAGGACGATGCGGCGGGCACGATGCACAACGCGGCCTACGCGATCGGTCGCGACGGCGTCCTCGGCAGCTACGACAAGATGCGCCTCGTGCCGTTCGCGGAGTACGCACCGGCGGGTCTCGATGCGCTCGCGGGTCCCACCGCGACGTTCGCGCCGGGGTTCGAAGCCATCCCGGTGCCCCACCCGCGGGGTCCGCTCGGCGTCCTCATCTGCTACGAAGTGCTCCACGCCGACGTGGCACGCGAGCTGGTCCGCCGCGGGGCGGAGCTCCTGGTCAACATCTCGAACGACGCCTGGGCCGATCCGGACGGCGCCGCCGAGGCGACGCAGACCTTTTCGATGGCCGTCTTCCGCGCGGTCGAGACGCGGCGGTGGGTGCTGCGCGCCGCCACCACCGGGATCTCGGGGTTCATCGCGCCGACCGGTCTCGTCGGCCCCGTGCTCGGCGCCGGCGTGGCGGACGTCCTGCCCGCCGACGTCACGCCGCTCTCCGGCGTCACGCCGTACGTCGTGGTCGGCGACCTCTTCGCCGAGGCGTGCGTGCTCGCGGCGCTGGTGGCCACACGCGCCGGACGGAGGCTCGCGTGA